The Marinitoga sp. 1197 genome window below encodes:
- the rpmE gene encoding 50S ribosomal protein L31, with the protein MKKGIHPEMKLITVKCACGAEHQLYSTEDNFRVDVCSKCHPFYLGETSSQIIDTEGRVQKFKNKYAKFLNS; encoded by the coding sequence ATGAAAAAAGGAATACACCCAGAAATGAAGTTGATTACTGTAAAGTGTGCATGTGGTGCTGAACATCAACTTTATAGCACAGAAGATAATTTCCGTGTTGATGTATGTTCAAAGTGTCATCCGTTTTATTTGGGTGAAACGAGTTCTCAGATTATAGATACTGAAGGTAGAGTACAGAAATTCAAAAACAAATATGCAAAATTTCTCAACTCATAA
- a CDS encoding S1 RNA-binding domain-containing protein produces the protein MAFGETVKVTVKDIKKFGAFVTLESGEEGFIHISKISNDYVKNISDFLKVGQELEGKIIGKTKDGKVELSLKTEDVKEEKKDEEFEKKLTRFLRDSDRKLSEYSKRLDKKRGGKGKR, from the coding sequence ATGGCATTTGGAGAAACTGTGAAAGTAACGGTTAAAGACATTAAAAAATTCGGAGCTTTTGTTACATTAGAATCTGGAGAAGAAGGTTTTATTCACATTTCAAAGATTTCCAATGACTATGTAAAAAACATTTCTGACTTTTTAAAGGTTGGACAGGAGCTTGAAGGAAAAATCATCGGTAAAACAAAGGATGGTAAAGTAGAGCTTTCGTTGAAAACAGAAGACGTAAAAGAAGAAAAAAAGGATGAAGAGTTTGAAAAAAAACTTACCCGTTTTTTGAGAGACAGTGACAGAAAATTATCCGAATACTCAAAAAGGCTCGATAAGAAAAGAGGTGGCAAGGGTAAAAGATAA
- a CDS encoding FmdB family zinc ribbon protein codes for MPIYRYVCDSCGHEFTVMHGMNETPEIFCEKCGSPAKKGIGKIGISFKGSGFYINDSKTSNSKGSNSSKTSKSSNTTSKK; via the coding sequence ATGCCTATCTATAGATATGTTTGTGACAGTTGCGGACATGAATTTACAGTAATGCATGGTATGAATGAAACTCCTGAAATATTTTGTGAAAAATGTGGAAGTCCTGCGAAAAAAGGTATTGGAAAAATTGGTATTTCTTTTAAAGGTAGTGGGTTTTATATAAATGATTCGAAAACAAGTAATTCAAAAGGCTCAAATAGCTCAAAAACATCTAAAAGTTCAAATACAACTTCAAAAAAATAA
- the secG gene encoding preprotein translocase subunit SecG: MSILTILAIIVHIILSIALIYFALQRMQKNAELGGAFGSGAAHTMFGREKGLDPAAKMALWSGILFMISSFVVAALLAR, encoded by the coding sequence GTGTCAATCTTAACAATATTAGCTATTATTGTTCATATTATTCTATCGATTGCTTTAATTTATTTCGCATTGCAACGAATGCAAAAAAATGCTGAATTAGGTGGAGCATTTGGTTCAGGAGCTGCCCATACAATGTTTGGAAGGGAAAAAGGGCTTGATCCTGCAGCAAAGATGGCATTATGGTCAGGAATATTATTTATGATATCTTCTTTTGTAGTCGCAGCGCTTCTTGCGAGGTGA
- the tyrS gene encoding tyrosine--tRNA ligase: MDFEKQFDIIKRNTIDLISSEELKERLKSGKTLRVKLGVDPSRPDLHLGHAVVLKKLREFQDLGHQVVLIIGDFTARIGDPSGRSKTRPMLTKEEVEANAESYKKQAFRILDPEKTEIRYNSEWLEKMSFYDVIKLSSNYTVARMLERDDFAKRLANNEPISVSEFMYPLAQAYDSVMVEADVEMGGTDQLFNLLVGRKIQEAYGQKPQIVLTMPIIEGTDGHLKMSKSYDNYIAFEDEPFNMYGKVMSIPDTLILKYMRLATDIPEEQIKEYSEKMKNNTINPRDVKMKLAYEIVKFFHGEEKAEYAQNEFIKVFQKKDIPDEMEEIIVENEIKAIDLIMKTKSISSKSEAKRLISQGAVKINDVKINDPFQLLEIKGDEILRIGKRRFFKLNTN; this comes from the coding sequence GTGGATTTTGAAAAGCAATTTGATATTATAAAAAGAAATACAATAGACTTAATATCATCAGAAGAATTAAAAGAGCGTTTAAAATCCGGGAAAACATTGAGGGTTAAACTGGGTGTAGATCCATCGCGCCCCGATCTTCATCTTGGGCATGCTGTCGTATTAAAAAAGTTAAGAGAATTTCAGGATTTAGGTCACCAGGTAGTCTTAATCATAGGAGATTTTACTGCAAGAATTGGTGATCCTTCTGGTCGTTCTAAAACAAGGCCGATGCTTACAAAAGAAGAGGTTGAAGCCAATGCCGAATCCTATAAAAAACAGGCTTTTCGTATATTGGATCCGGAAAAAACAGAAATAAGATATAATAGTGAATGGCTTGAAAAGATGTCTTTTTACGATGTAATTAAACTTTCATCAAATTATACAGTTGCGCGTATGCTTGAGAGAGATGATTTTGCAAAAAGACTTGCAAATAATGAACCCATAAGTGTGTCGGAATTTATGTATCCTTTAGCTCAGGCATATGACTCTGTTATGGTTGAAGCTGATGTAGAAATGGGAGGAACAGATCAATTATTTAATTTGCTGGTTGGTAGAAAAATCCAGGAAGCGTATGGTCAAAAACCTCAAATTGTTTTAACTATGCCTATTATTGAAGGGACAGATGGACATTTAAAAATGAGTAAATCATATGATAATTATATAGCCTTTGAAGATGAGCCATTTAACATGTACGGGAAGGTAATGTCTATTCCAGATACATTAATATTAAAATACATGAGATTGGCTACAGATATTCCTGAAGAACAAATAAAAGAATACAGTGAAAAAATGAAAAATAATACCATTAATCCTCGAGATGTAAAGATGAAATTAGCTTATGAAATAGTGAAATTTTTTCATGGTGAAGAAAAAGCTGAATATGCACAAAATGAATTTATAAAAGTATTTCAAAAAAAGGATATTCCTGATGAAATGGAAGAAATCATTGTAGAAAATGAAATTAAAGCTATTGATTTAATTATGAAAACAAAATCGATTTCAAGCAAAAGTGAAGCAAAAAGGCTTATCAGTCAGGGAGCAGTAAAGATTAATGATGTTAAAATTAATGATCCTTTCCAATTATTAGAAATTAAGGGCGATGAAATACTAAGAATTGGGAAAAGACGATTTTTTAAACTAAATACGAATTAA
- a CDS encoding S-layer homology domain-containing protein — MRKTLLVLALVLFGVLSFAFKDVPKDHWAYDYVMDLANRGILPMEDNFNPDIVLTKAEIAVLLSDTLTYIENDPVLAKAEDIKRVETVLKMLDEKLAGLSSLSDDVSVNIENIDGLWEELDTVKSDLDYVAGQNIKEHQELKDMISKKADKEVVNGLSKDLEKTNAKLETITKVAYRAFNNADMLVEDMLDLQDQVDSLSDQVSSLPKKMLELQYLVNDLSDKLNTTIDNAKQDKANTSRVLMETKYKMLDLEDKLDALSNVRSDVKNVSEKLNAVESAVTANQTVLINLTKKDKELEGKVAANEESSNKANMLAMVGIALAGVALVLPFVVK; from the coding sequence ATGCGTAAAACACTTTTAGTATTGGCATTAGTTCTTTTTGGAGTATTATCATTTGCATTTAAAGATGTACCTAAAGATCATTGGGCATATGATTATGTTATGGATTTAGCAAATAGGGGAATTCTTCCTATGGAAGATAACTTTAATCCCGATATCGTTTTAACGAAAGCTGAAATTGCAGTATTATTATCAGACACATTAACTTATATTGAAAACGACCCTGTATTGGCAAAAGCTGAAGATATCAAAAGAGTTGAAACAGTTTTGAAAATGTTAGATGAAAAATTAGCAGGATTATCCTCATTATCAGATGATGTTTCTGTAAATATAGAAAATATTGACGGATTATGGGAAGAGTTAGATACTGTAAAATCTGATTTAGATTATGTAGCAGGTCAGAATATAAAAGAACATCAAGAATTAAAAGATATGATATCTAAAAAAGCAGATAAAGAAGTTGTAAATGGATTATCAAAAGATTTAGAGAAAACAAATGCAAAATTAGAAACAATAACAAAGGTTGCTTATAGAGCATTTAATAATGCAGATATGTTAGTAGAAGATATGTTAGATCTTCAAGACCAAGTTGATAGTTTATCTGATCAGGTTAGTTCATTACCTAAAAAAATGCTAGAATTACAATATTTGGTAAATGATTTAAGTGATAAATTAAATACTACAATAGATAACGCTAAACAAGATAAAGCAAATACTTCAAGGGTTTTAATGGAAACAAAATATAAAATGCTTGATTTAGAAGATAAATTAGATGCATTATCAAATGTTAGATCAGATGTAAAAAATGTTTCTGAAAAACTAAATGCTGTTGAATCTGCAGTAACAGCAAATCAGACAGTACTAATTAATTTAACGAAAAAAGATAAAGAACTTGAAGGAAAAGTTGCTGCTAATGAAGAATCATCAAACAAGGCTAACATGTTAGCAATGGTTGGAATAGCATTAGCAGGTGTAGCATTGGTATTACCATTTGTAGTAAAATAA